A genomic stretch from Bacillus sp. E(2018) includes:
- a CDS encoding MFS transporter yields MMRIKKIMDTDQYPRDLFLLLFVGGLFTLSTALSNTFVNIFLWKQSGKITDIACYNLSIVVMQPIAFYFAGWFAKKIDRVIVLRIGVLILALFYIGVLLMGSMASNYLIVLGAMLGFGLGFYWLAFNVLTLEVTEPETRDFFNGYLGVLNSISGMIGPLSAGYIITRMDKHQGYETIFSISMVLFLIAVVISFFLKRRKADGLYGIRKVLQERKQDKAWLQLLRAHFFQGFREGTFIFLIVIWVYTASKSEFALGTYGFVQSFVSFIGYYCVSHYLKPKNRMKAIFGGGLLLFVSPFMLLFPISFTLLIIYGVSVSIAYPLLLVPYVSLTYDIIGKCRGIHEKRIEYIVVREMYLNAGRVVSIVTFITVVHFLTEDIGIPLLLPILGAGHFIIYFCLRKVSVPIHNSSKTIEIAETQQDGNNPNKQ; encoded by the coding sequence ATCATGAGAATCAAAAAAATCATGGATACCGACCAATACCCTAGAGATTTGTTTTTGCTGTTATTTGTAGGTGGATTGTTTACGTTAAGTACGGCTCTATCTAATACATTTGTTAACATATTTCTTTGGAAACAATCGGGTAAGATCACGGATATTGCCTGTTATAATCTATCCATTGTCGTCATGCAGCCAATAGCATTTTATTTTGCTGGTTGGTTTGCCAAGAAAATTGATCGCGTCATCGTATTGAGGATTGGTGTTTTAATCCTCGCTTTATTTTATATCGGGGTCCTTTTAATGGGATCTATGGCAAGTAATTACCTTATTGTGTTAGGAGCCATGTTAGGGTTCGGTTTGGGGTTTTACTGGCTTGCATTTAATGTGTTGACTCTTGAAGTTACAGAACCTGAGACGCGAGATTTTTTTAACGGATACTTAGGTGTCTTAAATTCTATATCCGGAATGATCGGACCTCTGAGTGCGGGTTATATCATTACTAGGATGGACAAACATCAGGGGTATGAAACCATATTCAGTATTTCAATGGTTTTATTTTTGATAGCTGTTGTCATCAGTTTCTTTTTAAAAAGGAGAAAGGCGGATGGACTTTACGGTATTCGCAAAGTGTTGCAAGAACGGAAGCAAGATAAAGCGTGGCTTCAACTATTAAGAGCGCATTTCTTCCAAGGTTTCCGAGAAGGTACTTTTATTTTTTTAATCGTGATCTGGGTGTACACCGCATCTAAAAGTGAATTTGCACTCGGGACGTATGGATTTGTCCAATCCTTTGTATCTTTTATTGGATATTATTGTGTTTCACATTACTTGAAACCAAAGAATCGGATGAAGGCGATATTTGGAGGGGGGCTCCTGTTATTCGTCTCTCCATTCATGCTGTTGTTTCCGATTTCATTCACACTTTTGATTATTTATGGAGTTTCTGTATCGATTGCTTATCCTTTATTGTTAGTGCCTTATGTTTCATTAACATATGATATTATAGGGAAATGCCGCGGTATACATGAAAAAAGGATTGAGTATATCGTTGTTCGTGAGATGTATTTGAATGCTGGTCGAGTCGTTTCTATCGTAACCTTTATCACCGTTGTTCACTTCCTAACAGAAGATATAGGTATCCCTTTATTACTTCCTATTTTAGGCGCTGGGCACTTTATCATTTATTTCTGTTTACGAAAAGTGTCAGTTCCTATTCATAATTCTTCAAAAACAATTGAGATTGCCGAAACTCAACAAGATGGAAACAATCCAAATAAACAATGA
- a CDS encoding penicillin-binding transpeptidase domain-containing protein — protein MKTKDKKKKNHVPIRINALFLSVFFLFSVLVLRLGYVQIVKGEEYQRTAYLTENVTTKLDAPRGKMLDANYRVVVDNEPVFSITYTRTQEADAEERHKLARKLADLIEKGTDELTERDKKDYFIFLNEKQVVSRISKEEKKDTPPEELYDLMLEKVTEEDINSFSEKELEVLAIKSEMDRGYTLSPQRIKIGATEKEIAMISEHLPELEGVDIKPDAERSYPFKNSFRDIFGQVKQIPKSRMDYYTSRGNDRNDMVGTSFLEEQYESLLRGTKTKIKYVTDKKGNPVGDPVEEEGARGSDLVLTVDMSLQQEVEKVIEEKLKDAIRGKNAYANSKLDSAYVVMMDPNTGAILSMAAKEYDRKTGKFKDIPFGNVYHSYAMGSTVKGATVLTGLQQGVVSPDTVIYDAPLTFGDGRSLKSHESMGPVDAVEALERSSNVYMWHIAMKLAGYDYSNKRFNENKVQEAFEILRNSYSQFGLGVPTGIDLPSEATGYNTGMSRELSQAMFFSIGQFDTYTPMQMAQYVSTIANGGLRMQPHLLKEVREPSVDPKKLGKLQYRFEPNVLNQIEMSPSQIEVVQKGFYEVMHGNNGTAAWKFKNKDYNPAGKTGTAEIDKATGIVNKTLIGYAPYKNPEVAFAVVVPDIKEGNTNSEIAEGALDAYFAMKKEGIPTKPDPIEENQEESR, from the coding sequence ATGAAAACAAAAGATAAAAAAAAGAAAAATCATGTTCCGATTCGGATCAATGCCTTGTTCTTATCTGTATTTTTTCTCTTTTCTGTTCTAGTTCTTCGTTTAGGCTATGTGCAGATCGTAAAAGGTGAGGAATATCAGCGTACGGCTTATTTAACAGAAAATGTAACAACGAAGCTTGATGCTCCGCGCGGCAAGATGCTCGATGCTAACTATCGCGTTGTTGTTGATAATGAACCTGTTTTCTCTATTACATACACGAGAACACAAGAAGCTGATGCTGAGGAAAGACATAAGTTGGCACGAAAGCTTGCAGATCTCATTGAAAAAGGAACAGATGAGCTGACGGAACGAGACAAGAAAGATTATTTTATTTTTCTAAACGAAAAACAAGTAGTGTCTAGAATCTCTAAAGAGGAGAAGAAAGACACTCCTCCAGAAGAGCTATACGATCTTATGCTAGAGAAAGTAACAGAAGAGGATATCAATTCATTTTCTGAAAAGGAACTCGAAGTGCTGGCTATAAAAAGTGAGATGGACCGAGGCTATACCTTATCTCCACAGCGCATTAAAATTGGGGCTACAGAAAAAGAAATTGCTATGATCAGTGAACATTTACCTGAGTTAGAAGGAGTGGACATTAAGCCGGATGCAGAACGTTCTTATCCGTTTAAGAATTCATTCCGAGATATTTTCGGCCAAGTAAAACAAATTCCGAAATCAAGGATGGACTATTATACTTCTCGAGGCAACGATCGCAATGACATGGTCGGAACGAGTTTTCTGGAAGAACAATACGAATCTCTCCTTCGCGGTACAAAAACGAAGATTAAATATGTAACGGATAAAAAAGGGAATCCGGTTGGAGATCCAGTTGAAGAAGAGGGTGCAAGAGGGAGCGATCTTGTATTAACTGTAGACATGAGTCTTCAACAAGAGGTAGAAAAAGTAATTGAAGAAAAATTAAAAGACGCCATTCGAGGAAAAAATGCTTACGCAAACAGCAAATTAGATAGTGCGTATGTTGTGATGATGGATCCAAATACGGGTGCGATCCTCTCTATGGCTGCTAAAGAATATGATCGTAAGACCGGTAAGTTTAAAGATATACCTTTTGGTAACGTTTATCATTCTTATGCGATGGGTTCAACCGTTAAAGGAGCTACCGTGCTCACTGGTTTACAACAAGGTGTGGTATCACCAGATACAGTGATATACGATGCACCACTTACATTTGGAGATGGAAGATCTTTGAAATCACACGAAAGTATGGGACCAGTTGATGCTGTAGAAGCGTTGGAGCGCTCATCTAACGTATACATGTGGCACATTGCGATGAAACTCGCAGGGTATGATTATTCAAACAAGCGATTTAATGAAAATAAAGTTCAAGAAGCGTTTGAAATCTTAAGAAACTCATACAGTCAGTTCGGACTTGGTGTTCCAACTGGAATTGATCTGCCTTCTGAAGCGACTGGATATAACACAGGGATGAGCCGTGAACTATCACAAGCGATGTTTTTCTCTATCGGACAGTTTGATACGTATACACCGATGCAGATGGCTCAATATGTTTCAACCATTGCGAATGGCGGATTAAGGATGCAACCTCATCTCTTAAAAGAGGTCAGAGAGCCATCCGTTGATCCTAAAAAACTTGGAAAACTTCAGTACCGTTTTGAGCCTAATGTTTTAAACCAGATTGAGATGTCACCGAGTCAGATTGAGGTTGTGCAAAAAGGATTTTATGAAGTGATGCACGGCAATAACGGAACCGCGGCTTGGAAGTTTAAGAACAAAGATTATAACCCGGCAGGAAAGACAGGGACAGCTGAAATCGATAAAGCTACCGGAATCGTTAACAAAACTTTAATCGGTTATGCTCCTTATAAAAATCCAGAAGTAGCATTTGCTGTTGTCGTTCCCGATATTAAAGAAGGAAATACGAATAGTGAAATAGCTGAAGGTGCTCTGGATGCTTACTTCGCTATGAAAAAGGAAGGAATACCAACTAAACCAGATCCTATAGAAGAAAATCAAGAAGAATCACGTTAA
- a CDS encoding PstS family phosphate ABC transporter substrate-binding protein, which translates to MKKMKSVYLLAVMSLILVFASACGNKSEDGAAGGGDLSGKIKIDGSSTVFPIMEAVSEEFQAANPEVQAPVGVSGTGGGFEKFVRGELDLANASRPIKDEEKTAAEEKGIEYTEFELAKDGLSVVVSKENDFVDHLTLDELKKIFLEENPAKTWADVREGWPNKKIEVFSPGTDSGTYDYFDEVILEEKPMRRDAQLSEDDNVLVQGVTGSENAIGFFGYAYYQANKEKVKAVPIDGGNGPVEPSPKTIESGEYAPLSRPLFTYVNNKALKDNEAVYEYMKFALENSGELASSDTIGYVSLPKEKYEEQMKKLDELAGK; encoded by the coding sequence ATGAAGAAAATGAAGTCTGTGTACCTTTTAGCAGTAATGTCGCTAATCCTAGTTTTCGCTTCAGCATGTGGAAACAAAAGTGAAGATGGAGCTGCTGGCGGCGGAGATCTGAGCGGAAAAATTAAAATTGATGGATCTTCCACAGTATTCCCAATCATGGAAGCTGTTTCTGAAGAGTTCCAAGCTGCAAATCCTGAAGTACAAGCACCTGTAGGAGTATCTGGAACGGGTGGAGGATTTGAAAAGTTCGTTCGTGGAGAATTAGATCTTGCGAATGCTTCTCGTCCGATCAAAGATGAAGAAAAAACAGCAGCTGAAGAAAAAGGCATTGAATATACAGAATTTGAACTTGCAAAAGATGGTCTTTCCGTAGTTGTTTCTAAAGAAAACGACTTCGTTGATCACCTTACACTAGATGAACTGAAAAAGATTTTCTTAGAAGAAAACCCTGCTAAGACATGGGCAGATGTTCGTGAAGGTTGGCCGAACAAAAAAATCGAAGTATTCTCTCCAGGAACTGACTCTGGAACGTATGACTATTTCGACGAAGTAATTCTTGAGGAAAAACCTATGCGTCGTGACGCACAGCTTTCTGAAGATGATAACGTTCTTGTGCAAGGTGTAACAGGATCTGAAAACGCGATTGGATTCTTTGGATATGCGTATTACCAAGCAAACAAAGAAAAAGTGAAAGCTGTACCAATCGATGGAGGTAATGGACCAGTTGAACCTTCACCTAAAACAATTGAATCTGGAGAATATGCACCACTTTCTCGTCCATTGTTCACATATGTGAATAACAAAGCTTTAAAAGATAACGAAGCAGTGTATGAGTATATGAAGTTTGCTCTTGAAAACTCTGGTGAGCTTGCATCATCTGATACGATCGGATACGTATCTCTTCCTAAAGAGAAATACGAAGAGCAAATGAAAAAGCTAGATGAGCTTGCAGGTAAATAA
- the pstC gene encoding phosphate ABC transporter permease subunit PstC, whose product MIQENKSSRSQSAVMEKVVPKLFLICAIISIFTTIGIVFTLLTETFTFFNRISIVEFITNTRWFPFASDEHADFGIIALIMGTLTVTAIAMVVAIPIGLAAAIYLSEYASAKTRKVIKPILEVLAGIPTIVYGFFALTFVTPLLDKIIPGGISIFNALSPGIVVGIMIIPMIASLSEDAMNAVPNSMREGALALGATRFEVAMKVVLPAALSGVIASFVLGISRAIGETMIVTIAGGSRPTADINVTESIQTMTAYIVQVSQGDTGYGTTIYYSIYAVGMTLFVFTLIMNLLAQFISRKFREEY is encoded by the coding sequence ATGATTCAGGAGAATAAGTCTTCAAGAAGTCAATCAGCGGTAATGGAAAAGGTAGTTCCAAAACTTTTTTTAATCTGTGCAATCATATCTATTTTTACAACAATAGGTATTGTCTTTACATTGTTAACAGAAACTTTTACATTTTTTAATCGAATCTCAATAGTAGAATTTATCACGAATACTAGATGGTTTCCTTTTGCATCTGACGAACATGCAGACTTTGGGATCATTGCTCTTATCATGGGGACATTGACTGTGACAGCGATTGCTATGGTTGTGGCTATCCCGATCGGTCTTGCTGCAGCTATCTATTTAAGTGAGTATGCATCTGCAAAAACGAGAAAAGTCATTAAACCGATCTTAGAAGTGCTAGCTGGAATCCCTACAATTGTTTATGGATTTTTTGCTCTCACATTCGTTACACCTTTATTGGATAAGATCATTCCAGGTGGAATTTCAATCTTCAACGCACTAAGTCCTGGAATTGTAGTAGGAATCATGATTATTCCTATGATTGCATCTTTGTCTGAAGATGCGATGAATGCCGTGCCAAACTCTATGAGAGAAGGTGCGTTGGCTCTTGGTGCAACACGTTTTGAAGTAGCGATGAAAGTGGTACTTCCTGCAGCACTCTCAGGAGTTATCGCATCATTCGTACTAGGAATTTCTAGAGCGATTGGTGAAACGATGATCGTGACCATTGCGGGTGGTTCTAGACCAACTGCAGATATTAATGTAACTGAGTCTATCCAGACGATGACAGCTTATATCGTTCAGGTCAGCCAAGGAGACACGGGCTATGGTACGACGATCTATTACAGTATTTATGCAGTAGGTATGACATTGTTCGTATTTACATTAATCATGAATCTACTTGCTCAATTCATTTCCCGCAAGTTTAGGGAGGAATACTAA
- the pstA gene encoding phosphate ABC transporter permease PstA — translation MALINKESVKKRMGTRLAANGVAKFLFILATCFSLLVLGVLIYRILSEGLPYLSLDFITNFASRMPERAGIWAALLGTIWVMAVTAPVSFILGVGTAIYLEEYAKKNAFTKFVQINISNLAGVPSIVFGLLGLTIFVRLLGLGSSVLAGGLTMSLLILPVIVVASQEAIRTVPREIREASFGMGATKWQTIRRIVFPAALPGILTGTILALSRAVGETAPLLVLGALAYVAFVPENIFSQFTVLPIQLYNWTSRPQEEFHMIAASGIIILLIILLIMNSIAVLIRNKFHKRF, via the coding sequence ATGGCATTAATTAATAAAGAATCTGTTAAAAAAAGAATGGGAACGAGATTAGCAGCAAACGGGGTTGCTAAATTCCTCTTTATCCTTGCAACTTGTTTTTCTTTACTCGTACTAGGAGTTTTGATCTATCGAATCTTATCAGAAGGTTTACCTTATTTAAGTTTAGATTTCATCACAAATTTTGCTTCTCGAATGCCTGAACGTGCTGGCATATGGGCTGCGTTGCTCGGTACCATCTGGGTAATGGCAGTAACTGCACCCGTTTCATTCATTCTTGGTGTCGGTACCGCGATCTATTTAGAAGAATATGCGAAAAAAAATGCTTTTACAAAGTTCGTTCAAATCAATATTTCTAATTTAGCGGGTGTTCCATCAATCGTTTTCGGATTGTTAGGTCTAACAATCTTCGTTCGTCTACTTGGCTTAGGCTCAAGTGTACTTGCAGGTGGTTTGACGATGAGCCTTCTAATTCTTCCTGTAATCGTTGTTGCTTCACAAGAAGCGATCCGAACCGTGCCGAGAGAGATTCGAGAAGCTTCTTTTGGAATGGGTGCGACAAAATGGCAGACGATCAGAAGAATCGTGTTTCCAGCAGCACTTCCCGGAATTTTGACAGGTACGATTCTTGCTTTATCACGTGCTGTAGGAGAGACTGCACCACTATTAGTATTAGGTGCCTTGGCTTATGTAGCGTTTGTTCCAGAAAACATCTTCTCGCAGTTCACTGTATTACCGATACAGCTTTATAACTGGACGAGCAGACCGCAAGAAGAGTTTCATATGATTGCAGCAAGTGGAATCATCATTCTGTTAATCATCTTGCTGATCATGAACTCAATCGCAGTATTAATCCGAAATAAGTTTCATAAACGCTTCTAA
- the pstB gene encoding phosphate ABC transporter ATP-binding protein PstB codes for MVQKNAKEQDFTPVFKINNLNLWYGQDHALKDIKFDIPEKQVTAIIGPSGCGKSTFIKTLNRMVEMVPIVRMSGEIVYRDKNIFNPKYGVEELRTQVGMVFQKPNPFPKSIYENVAYGPRIHGIKNKKVLDEVVEKSLRGAAIWDEVKDRLHENAYGLSGGQQQRLCIARCLAIEPDVILMDEPTSALDPISTLKVEELVQELKKDYSIVIVTHNMQQAARISDRTAFFLNGEVVEYTDTSTLFSNPADKRTEDYITGRFG; via the coding sequence ATGGTTCAAAAAAATGCAAAAGAACAGGATTTTACACCTGTTTTTAAGATCAATAATTTAAACTTGTGGTATGGACAGGATCATGCCTTAAAAGATATTAAATTTGATATTCCTGAAAAGCAGGTTACTGCCATCATCGGACCATCAGGGTGCGGTAAGTCGACATTTATTAAGACGTTAAACAGAATGGTGGAAATGGTTCCAATTGTACGTATGTCCGGGGAAATTGTTTATCGTGATAAGAATATTTTTAATCCTAAATACGGCGTAGAAGAACTTCGTACACAAGTAGGTATGGTGTTCCAGAAACCAAACCCATTTCCAAAGTCTATTTATGAAAACGTAGCTTATGGCCCACGTATTCACGGAATCAAGAATAAGAAGGTATTAGATGAAGTAGTAGAAAAAAGCTTAAGAGGTGCCGCAATCTGGGACGAAGTAAAAGACCGTCTGCATGAGAACGCATATGGCTTATCAGGTGGTCAGCAACAGCGTCTATGTATTGCAAGATGCTTAGCGATTGAACCAGATGTTATTCTTATGGATGAGCCTACTTCTGCTCTAGATCCGATTTCTACTTTGAAAGTGGAAGAACTTGTGCAAGAGCTTAAGAAAGACTACAGCATTGTTATCGTGACACATAACATGCAACAAGCGGCTCGTATTTCAGATCGCACCGCTTTCTTCCTTAATGGAGAAGTTGTGGAATATACAGATACAAGCACATTGTTCTCAAATCCAGCGGATAAGCGGACAGAAGATTATATTACAGGACGATTCGGTTAA
- the phoU gene encoding phosphate signaling complex protein PhoU, translating to MVVRENFQLQLEEMKQAIVQISKLAEEALELSVEALKNQDLDKALQIIENDNRINVLEDEINDMAILLIAKQAPVASDLRRIIAAIKISSDIERMADFAVNIAKSTIRIGKQELIKPLEELPNMAHHAISMLTTATKAYVEEDVALAKQLAELDDEVDETYGKIIKELLELMTKNPEHLSQISQLLFVCRYIERTADHATNIAESIIFLVKGKRYGLND from the coding sequence ATGGTTGTTCGTGAAAATTTTCAGCTTCAGTTAGAAGAGATGAAACAAGCGATTGTACAGATTTCTAAATTGGCAGAGGAAGCATTAGAGCTTTCTGTTGAAGCATTAAAGAATCAAGATCTCGATAAAGCCCTACAGATTATTGAAAATGATAATCGCATCAATGTCCTTGAAGATGAAATCAACGACATGGCCATTCTATTGATCGCTAAACAAGCACCTGTAGCATCTGACCTTAGACGAATTATTGCTGCCATTAAAATATCGTCTGATATTGAACGGATGGCTGACTTTGCCGTTAATATTGCAAAGTCTACGATTCGAATCGGAAAGCAAGAGCTCATAAAACCATTAGAAGAGCTTCCTAACATGGCACATCATGCGATTTCTATGCTTACAACTGCTACAAAGGCTTATGTGGAAGAAGATGTAGCTCTAGCGAAGCAACTAGCGGAATTAGACGATGAAGTAGATGAAACGTACGGAAAGATCATTAAAGAGCTATTAGAGCTTATGACAAAGAATCCTGAACATCTTTCTCAGATCAGTCAGCTTCTGTTTGTGTGCAGGTATATTGAACGTACTGCTGATCACGCTACAAATATTGCAGAGAGCATTATCTTTTTAGTAAAAGGAAAAAGATACGGTTTAAACGATTAA
- a CDS encoding endolytic transglycosylase MltG encodes MTSKNLRGFSAGIILSTGILAGFYYTADADKTSELTEESVAQYLSEKGELAISKEEYTSLKDSETVAAPVEKEEPKTAPPKEEEKVYQMTLTITQGMSTGEVCDLLQKENIIKNSDEFLKYLRTNNLEGAVRAESHQVNSKMSFDEIAKEITSS; translated from the coding sequence ATGACAAGCAAAAACCTTCGCGGATTTTCAGCAGGTATTATCCTTTCAACAGGAATTTTGGCTGGCTTTTATTATACGGCTGATGCTGATAAAACTTCTGAACTAACAGAAGAATCGGTTGCTCAATATCTTTCTGAAAAAGGCGAATTAGCAATTTCAAAGGAAGAGTATACTTCACTTAAAGATTCTGAAACAGTTGCGGCTCCGGTTGAAAAAGAAGAACCGAAAACCGCGCCTCCAAAAGAGGAAGAAAAAGTGTATCAGATGACTTTAACCATCACTCAAGGAATGAGTACTGGAGAAGTATGCGACCTTCTACAAAAAGAAAACATCATTAAGAATAGCGATGAATTCTTAAAATATTTACGTACGAACAATTTAGAAGGTGCCGTAAGGGCTGAATCTCATCAAGTAAACAGCAAGATGAGTTTTGATGAGATCGCTAAAGAAATAACAAGTTCGTAA
- a CDS encoding DUF4912 domain-containing protein — protein sequence MNLIEDIVKLKENGLTLQEIAQRMNMSLGKVQYRWNKYRQQQTPSHHELPSQPVLKEDKWFMPFEYEEANVHLMPRSPDSLYVYWSFSQSTKQMAEHHFRTKWEELPSILKIYDVTDIDFFGHNAHRTFEVELPPMTNNWFLQSLEPGRTYIVDIGTRTFDGSFFTLLRSNPAETSPSLYNSIHDEKIDRWRHQDVEQPEWLENFSTYSYYQKIR from the coding sequence ATGAACTTGATCGAAGATATTGTCAAATTAAAGGAAAACGGCTTAACCCTTCAAGAGATCGCTCAAAGAATGAACATGTCTTTAGGAAAGGTTCAGTATCGCTGGAACAAATACCGGCAGCAGCAAACACCATCGCATCATGAACTTCCATCTCAGCCCGTTCTTAAAGAAGATAAATGGTTTATGCCTTTTGAATATGAAGAGGCAAATGTACATCTGATGCCAAGGAGCCCAGATAGTTTGTATGTGTATTGGAGTTTTTCGCAATCAACAAAACAGATGGCAGAACATCATTTTCGCACAAAATGGGAAGAGCTTCCTTCGATATTGAAAATTTATGACGTAACTGACATTGATTTTTTTGGCCATAATGCTCATCGAACATTTGAGGTGGAACTACCGCCGATGACCAACAATTGGTTCCTTCAATCCTTAGAACCTGGAAGAACTTATATCGTTGATATTGGTACGCGAACTTTTGATGGCAGTTTCTTTACTCTATTACGATCAAACCCTGCAGAGACTAGCCCTTCACTTTATAACAGTATTCATGATGAAAAGATCGACAGATGGAGACATCAGGATGTTGAACAGCCAGAATGGCTTGAGAATTTTTCAACTTATTCTTATTATCAAAAAATTAGATAG